Proteins from one Nitrobacteraceae bacterium AZCC 2146 genomic window:
- a CDS encoding ABC-type nitrate/sulfonate/bicarbonate transport system ATPase subunit (product_source=COG1116; cath_funfam=3.40.50.300; cog=COG1116; pfam=PF00005; smart=SM00382; superfamily=52540) has product MAKNAIVADEAYGLTLAKKPWSAASKVAERFVAMTGLAGFESHYPHQLSGGMRQRVNVARALAVDPRILLLDEPFAALDAQTREIMQAELLSIWRQSRKTILLITHQIDEAVFLSDRVIVFSARPGSVREEVKIDLPRLRSLELKRPPPPPPPPPPPRVCRPGRSYLEAHRR; this is encoded by the coding sequence TTGGCGAAGAATGCGATCGTAGCGGATGAAGCCTATGGTCTGACGCTGGCAAAGAAACCTTGGTCGGCGGCCTCGAAAGTCGCCGAACGTTTCGTTGCCATGACCGGCCTGGCGGGATTCGAGAGCCACTATCCGCATCAGCTATCCGGCGGCATGCGGCAGCGCGTCAACGTCGCCCGTGCACTGGCAGTCGATCCCCGAATCCTGCTGCTGGACGAGCCGTTTGCCGCGCTCGACGCGCAGACCCGCGAGATCATGCAGGCCGAATTGCTATCGATCTGGCGCCAGAGCCGCAAGACCATCCTTCTGATCACCCACCAGATTGACGAGGCCGTGTTTCTGTCCGATCGGGTGATTGTGTTCAGCGCACGTCCCGGCTCAGTCCGGGAAGAGGTGAAAATCGACTTGCCGCGGCTACGCAGCCTCGAATTGAAGCGGCCCCCCCCCCCCCCCCCCCCCCCCCCCCCCCCCCGAGTTTGTCGGCCTGGTCGATCGTATCTGGAAGCTCATCGAAGATGA
- a CDS encoding peptide/nickel transport system permease protein (product_source=KO:K02034; cath_funfam=1.10.3720.10; cog=COG1173; ko=KO:K02034; pfam=PF00528,PF12911; superfamily=161098; transmembrane_helix_parts=Outside_1_42,TMhelix_43_65,Inside_66_105,TMhelix_106_128,Outside_129_142,TMhelix_143_165,Inside_166_224,TMhelix_225_247,Outside_248_266,TMhelix_267_289,Inside_290_305), with product MADTTSRAVSLSAWLREPIPTSSWQARAQQLFLSWRALRSNPSVMFGGTVIITVALIAIFAPLVATHDIYAQDLSIRLQKPSAAHWLGTDELGRDVFSRLVFGARITLYIAGLTALIAAPIGLIVGTTAGYIGGWVDTVLMRIVDVFLAFPSLILALAFVAALGPGIDNAIIAISLAAWPPIARLARAETLSIRKSDYIAAVRLQKASSLRIIFSHIMPMCIPSVVVRVTLNMAAIILTAAGLGFLGLGAQPPSPEWGTMLSSAREYIFTNGLIAAIPGTAILTVSLAFNLLGDGLRDTMDPRHG from the coding sequence ATGGCAGACACAACCTCACGTGCCGTTTCGCTGTCGGCCTGGCTCAGGGAGCCAATCCCCACCTCGTCGTGGCAGGCGCGAGCGCAGCAACTGTTTCTGTCGTGGCGGGCGCTGCGCTCCAATCCGTCGGTGATGTTTGGCGGCACGGTCATCATCACGGTGGCGCTCATCGCCATCTTCGCGCCGCTGGTCGCAACGCACGACATCTACGCGCAGGACCTGTCGATCCGGCTGCAGAAGCCGTCGGCGGCGCATTGGCTCGGCACCGACGAACTCGGCCGCGACGTGTTCAGCCGGCTGGTGTTCGGCGCAAGGATCACGCTCTACATCGCCGGCCTGACGGCGCTCATCGCCGCGCCCATCGGCCTTATCGTCGGAACGACGGCGGGCTATATCGGCGGCTGGGTCGACACGGTCCTGATGCGGATCGTCGATGTCTTCCTGGCCTTTCCGAGCCTCATTCTGGCCCTCGCCTTCGTCGCGGCGCTCGGCCCGGGCATCGACAACGCCATCATCGCCATTTCACTCGCTGCCTGGCCGCCCATCGCCCGGCTGGCCCGCGCCGAGACGCTGTCGATCCGCAAGTCGGACTACATCGCCGCGGTGCGGTTGCAGAAGGCGTCGAGCCTCCGCATCATATTTAGCCACATCATGCCGATGTGCATTCCGTCGGTGGTAGTGCGCGTCACCCTCAACATGGCCGCGATCATCCTGACCGCGGCGGGCCTCGGTTTTCTCGGGCTCGGCGCACAACCACCCAGCCCGGAATGGGGCACCATGCTGTCGTCAGCGCGCGAGTACATATTCACCAACGGCTTGATTGCCGCGATCCCGGGCACGGCGATCCTGACCGTCAGCCTCGCCTTCAACCTGCTCGGCGATGGGCTGCGCGACACAATGGATCCGCGTCATGGTTGA
- a CDS encoding AraC family transcriptional activator of tynA and feaB (product_source=KO:K14063; cath_funfam=1.10.10.60; cog=COG2207; ko=KO:K14063; pfam=PF12833,PF14525; smart=SM00342; superfamily=46689,51182): protein MSNTVRSLSTSGLEPKKQIQYWTDALTQLCGQFDVDPLEASSLEAKINYTTVSRLKLCQIEVSQHRLAHPVSRAKTGEHPFVKILFQTYGISHFEQNGRRIELMPGDCLAYDVSCPHTIVSPSLTRHDVVIVPTELLQERGFHSAKMSPCKLSARTGTGRIAYDFVHAAFGEAPKLSPHNAIGVADTLIDLLLLPLREAGTASDRSGPMALYVRAQAFIREHLRDPDLSIDQISAALGCTKRYLHMLFSERGMTVSDYIWRERLQNCRQELEAQGGKTITDVAFSWGFSSSSHFSRVFRKSFGIVPSAVHKAQHDSLTPDVP from the coding sequence ATGTCCAATACCGTCCGTTCACTCAGCACCTCCGGACTGGAGCCGAAGAAGCAGATCCAGTATTGGACCGATGCGCTGACGCAGCTTTGCGGCCAATTTGATGTTGATCCTCTGGAAGCCTCGTCGTTAGAAGCAAAGATAAACTATACTACTGTTTCGCGACTAAAACTGTGTCAGATCGAGGTGAGCCAACATCGGCTTGCACATCCCGTTTCACGGGCGAAGACAGGCGAGCATCCCTTCGTCAAAATACTGTTTCAGACATACGGCATTTCTCATTTCGAGCAAAATGGCCGCCGCATCGAGCTCATGCCCGGCGATTGTCTCGCCTATGATGTCTCCTGTCCACATACTATCGTCAGTCCCTCGCTGACGCGGCACGATGTCGTCATCGTACCAACGGAACTGTTGCAGGAGCGCGGGTTCCATTCGGCGAAGATGTCACCATGTAAACTTTCGGCGCGCACCGGTACCGGACGGATCGCATATGACTTTGTACATGCCGCGTTCGGCGAGGCTCCGAAACTTTCACCGCACAACGCGATCGGTGTCGCCGATACGTTGATCGATCTCCTGCTATTGCCTCTTCGCGAAGCTGGCACGGCATCCGATCGCAGCGGTCCGATGGCACTGTATGTACGGGCTCAAGCTTTCATTCGCGAACATTTACGCGACCCAGATCTCAGCATCGACCAGATTTCCGCGGCGTTAGGCTGCACCAAACGCTATCTACACATGCTGTTCAGCGAGAGAGGCATGACCGTTAGCGACTATATCTGGCGGGAAAGGTTGCAGAACTGCCGTCAGGAGCTTGAGGCTCAGGGAGGAAAGACAATCACGGATGTCGCATTTTCGTGGGGTTTTTCAAGCTCGTCGCATTTCAGCCGTGTCTTCCGGAAAAGTTTTGGAATTGTTCCGTCTGCTGTTCACAAAGCCCAGCACGACAGCCTGACACCGGATGTTCCGTGA
- a CDS encoding peptide/nickel transport system ATP-binding protein (product_source=KO:K02032; cath_funfam=3.40.50.300; cog=COG1124; ko=KO:K02032; pfam=PF00005; smart=SM00382; superfamily=52540), translated as MMPSQTLAKDRILETVGLHVSFGSGLLSTVAVDDVSFAIGRGEAFGLIGESGCGKSTILRTIAGLVESYDGSLLFANKELPQKRDKDFFRKVQMVFQDPYGSLHPRKMVDSVLAEPLAIHGFDNPRKRIDAVLEAVGLGPAFRFRYPHELSGGQRQRVAIARALVIEPEVLLLDEPTSALDVSVQAEILNLLKSLRRERQVTYFMVSHDIAVITHLCDRIAVMAEGRIIEEMTADDVRAGRARESYTRAFLEASAGYVSAS; from the coding sequence ATGATGCCGTCGCAGACACTCGCGAAGGATCGCATCCTCGAAACGGTCGGGCTGCATGTGAGTTTCGGGAGCGGGCTGCTGTCCACCGTCGCCGTCGACGACGTGTCGTTCGCCATCGGGCGCGGCGAAGCTTTCGGGCTGATCGGTGAATCGGGCTGTGGCAAGTCGACGATCCTGCGCACGATCGCCGGACTGGTCGAGAGTTACGACGGCTCGCTGCTGTTCGCCAACAAGGAGCTTCCGCAGAAGCGCGACAAAGATTTCTTCCGCAAGGTTCAGATGGTGTTCCAGGATCCCTATGGCTCGCTGCATCCGCGCAAGATGGTGGACAGCGTGCTCGCCGAACCGCTGGCGATCCACGGCTTCGACAATCCGCGCAAGCGCATCGACGCGGTGCTGGAAGCCGTCGGCCTCGGGCCGGCATTCCGGTTTCGCTATCCGCACGAACTGTCCGGCGGCCAGCGTCAGCGCGTGGCGATTGCCCGCGCGCTGGTCATCGAGCCCGAAGTGCTGTTGCTGGACGAACCAACCTCGGCGCTCGACGTCTCGGTCCAGGCGGAGATCCTCAACCTTCTGAAGTCGCTGCGCCGGGAGCGGCAGGTCACCTATTTCATGGTCAGCCACGATATCGCGGTCATCACCCATTTGTGCGACCGCATCGCGGTTATGGCCGAAGGCCGCATCATCGAGGAGATGACTGCGGACGATGTCCGCGCCGGCCGCGCCCGCGAGTCCTATACCCGCGCCTTCCTCGAAGCGAGTGCCGGCTATGTCTCCGCGTCCTGA
- a CDS encoding aminobenzoyl-glutamate utilization protein B (product_source=KO:K12941; cath_funfam=3.40.630.10; cog=COG1473; ko=KO:K12941; pfam=PF01546; superfamily=53187; tigrfam=TIGR01891), whose amino-acid sequence MRNSDQIWQLVDNHRPEFEALADRIWEMPEVAYTEYRSVAEHTQMLNALGFRVKENLADIPTAVMGEAGDGGPIIAILGEYDALPGLSQVAGIAEHKEVVPGGHGHGCGHNLLGSAAMLAATAIKDWLAATGTKGRVRYYGCPAEEGGAAKSFMVRAGEFEGVDIAITWHPASITRVDEASSLANTRMDFQFAGRASHAAAAPHLGRSALDAVELMNVGVNYMREHMPADARIHYAMLDSGGIAPNVVQASAKVRYAVRSRDLPGMFALNERVKKVAEGAALMTETTVKMTVISAVSNKLGNTPLELAMHDAMQRLGPVPFSDADRAFAAEIQKTLSDEDIQSDYLRVGIPVRKDTPLCDFAVPFDARGESMIGSTDVADVSWVVPTVEGRVATHAIGTPGHSWQTVAQGKSPAAHKGMVHAAKIMAATAIEALVDPTLIGRAKADLRERTSKIPYVCPIPPDVNPPLQPRPADL is encoded by the coding sequence ATGCGGAATTCAGACCAGATCTGGCAGCTTGTCGACAATCACCGTCCGGAATTCGAGGCGCTCGCCGATCGGATCTGGGAGATGCCCGAGGTCGCCTATACTGAGTATCGGTCGGTGGCCGAACACACCCAGATGCTCAACGCGCTCGGGTTCCGGGTAAAGGAGAATCTCGCAGACATCCCGACCGCCGTCATGGGCGAGGCCGGCGATGGGGGGCCTATCATCGCCATCCTCGGCGAATACGACGCCCTGCCCGGCCTCAGCCAAGTCGCAGGCATTGCCGAACACAAGGAAGTGGTTCCTGGCGGTCACGGCCATGGCTGCGGTCACAATCTGCTCGGCTCGGCGGCGATGCTCGCCGCCACCGCGATCAAGGACTGGCTCGCCGCCACTGGCACCAAGGGCCGTGTTCGCTATTATGGCTGTCCGGCGGAGGAAGGCGGCGCAGCCAAGTCCTTCATGGTCCGGGCCGGCGAATTCGAGGGCGTCGATATCGCCATCACCTGGCACCCGGCCTCGATCACACGCGTCGATGAAGCCTCGTCGCTCGCCAACACCCGCATGGACTTCCAGTTCGCCGGCCGCGCCAGCCACGCCGCCGCCGCGCCGCATCTCGGCCGCTCGGCACTCGACGCGGTCGAACTGATGAATGTCGGCGTCAACTACATGCGCGAGCATATGCCCGCCGACGCCCGCATTCATTACGCGATGCTCGATTCCGGCGGCATTGCACCCAACGTGGTGCAGGCCTCTGCCAAGGTTCGCTACGCCGTCCGCTCGCGCGATCTGCCCGGCATGTTCGCACTGAACGAACGCGTGAAGAAGGTCGCCGAAGGCGCGGCCCTGATGACCGAGACCACGGTGAAGATGACCGTCATCAGCGCGGTGTCCAACAAGCTCGGCAACACACCGCTCGAATTGGCCATGCATGACGCGATGCAGCGGCTTGGGCCGGTGCCGTTCAGCGACGCCGACAGGGCGTTCGCCGCCGAGATCCAGAAGACGCTGTCCGACGAGGACATCCAGAGCGACTACCTGCGCGTCGGCATACCGGTCCGCAAGGACACGCCGCTGTGCGATTTCGCCGTGCCCTTCGACGCCCGAGGCGAGTCGATGATTGGCTCGACCGACGTCGCCGATGTGAGCTGGGTCGTGCCTACCGTGGAAGGGCGTGTCGCCACCCACGCGATCGGCACGCCCGGCCATTCCTGGCAGACCGTGGCCCAGGGCAAATCGCCGGCGGCGCACAAGGGCATGGTGCATGCCGCCAAGATCATGGCGGCGACGGCGATCGAAGCGCTGGTCGACCCGACACTGATCGGCCGGGCAAAGGCCGATCTCCGCGAGCGGACGTCGAAGATTCCTTACGTCTGCCCGATCCCGCCCGACGTCAATCCACCGCTGCAGCCGCGGCCCGCCGACCTCTGA
- a CDS encoding peptide/nickel transport system substrate-binding protein (product_source=KO:K02035; cath_funfam=3.10.105.10,3.40.190.10; cleavage_site_network=SignalP-noTM; cog=COG0747; ko=KO:K02035; pfam=PF00496; superfamily=53850), with product MSDHRPSVPTVRRPLTGLGLFSCLLLASTTIHAATPKTALVMAWNIDAISTFDPAQVGEVVTNEILQNTCDSLVDFDPADERKIIPLFAESWTVSPDRQTITFKIRKGAKFPSGNTATAEDVAQSMQRVVKLNSSNATTLTEYGFSKDNVDQRITAPDETTVVLKFDKPYPTTLVLQAIGANRVATVMDMKVLMANQVNGDMGNKYLATHTECIGPYRLAQWNASESVLLQANDNYWGPKPTVKRVLIKHVSEAGTQRLMVGQGDVDVARDLTPEDLKDFETSKDVTIAKVLKPQLFFWTFNTSEGPFGNEKVRLAMRYLIDYDGLGKTVMTNLGVPRASFVQLGAVGALDDKQGQPFKLDLDKAKALLTEAGYPNGFTAKLIFGTLQHSAPLAQSVQQNAAKVGVTLTLERMSNAQLFAKVRGRDYQSAMQAWQTSVPDAHGNGSRLVYNPDNRPEAKLTQIPVWRTGFQSKELNDKVDAALLEPDVAKRDALYADLQKEFMAKGPFAIMFQMYNIAVVRNDVKNWTWNGFRTYYVPVTK from the coding sequence ATGTCTGATCATCGTCCCTCCGTCCCCACCGTGCGCCGCCCGCTCACCGGTCTCGGCTTGTTCTCCTGCTTGCTGCTGGCCTCGACTACCATCCACGCCGCGACGCCGAAGACCGCGTTGGTGATGGCCTGGAACATCGATGCCATCTCGACATTCGATCCCGCGCAGGTCGGCGAAGTGGTGACGAACGAGATCCTGCAAAATACTTGCGACAGCCTGGTCGATTTCGATCCGGCCGACGAACGCAAGATCATCCCGCTGTTCGCCGAGAGCTGGACGGTGTCACCGGATCGCCAGACCATCACCTTCAAGATCCGCAAGGGCGCCAAATTCCCGTCAGGCAACACCGCCACCGCGGAAGACGTCGCGCAAAGCATGCAGCGCGTCGTCAAGCTGAACTCCAGCAACGCCACGACGCTGACCGAATACGGATTCTCCAAGGACAACGTCGACCAGCGCATCACTGCGCCGGACGAGACCACCGTGGTCCTGAAGTTCGACAAGCCCTACCCGACCACGCTGGTGCTGCAGGCAATCGGCGCCAACCGCGTCGCCACGGTGATGGACATGAAGGTGCTGATGGCCAACCAGGTCAACGGCGACATGGGCAACAAGTACCTCGCCACGCATACCGAGTGCATCGGGCCGTACCGGCTGGCGCAGTGGAACGCGAGCGAATCAGTGCTGCTGCAGGCCAATGACAATTACTGGGGACCGAAGCCGACGGTGAAGCGCGTGCTGATAAAGCACGTTAGCGAAGCCGGCACGCAGCGGCTGATGGTCGGCCAGGGCGACGTCGACGTGGCGCGCGATCTGACCCCGGAAGACCTCAAGGACTTTGAGACGTCCAAGGATGTCACGATCGCCAAAGTCCTGAAGCCGCAGTTGTTCTTCTGGACCTTCAACACCAGTGAGGGCCCGTTCGGCAACGAGAAGGTCCGCCTCGCCATGCGCTACCTGATCGACTATGACGGCCTCGGCAAGACCGTGATGACCAATCTCGGCGTGCCGCGCGCCAGCTTCGTCCAGCTCGGCGCTGTCGGCGCCCTCGACGACAAGCAGGGCCAGCCGTTCAAGCTCGACCTCGACAAGGCCAAGGCGCTGCTGACCGAAGCAGGCTATCCCAACGGCTTCACCGCCAAGCTGATCTTCGGCACGCTGCAGCACTCGGCGCCGCTGGCGCAGAGCGTGCAGCAGAACGCCGCCAAGGTCGGCGTCACCCTGACGCTGGAGCGGATGTCCAACGCGCAGTTGTTCGCGAAAGTCCGCGGCCGCGACTACCAGAGCGCGATGCAGGCATGGCAGACCAGCGTGCCCGACGCCCACGGCAACGGCTCGCGGCTGGTCTACAACCCCGACAACCGGCCGGAAGCCAAGCTGACGCAGATTCCGGTGTGGCGCACCGGCTTCCAGTCCAAGGAGCTGAACGACAAGGTCGACGCCGCGCTGCTCGAGCCCGACGTCGCCAAACGCGACGCGCTGTATGCCGACCTGCAGAAGGAATTCATGGCGAAGGGGCCGTTCGCGATCATGTTCCAGATGTACAATATCGCCGTGGTCCGCAACGACGTGAAGAACTGGACCTGGAACGGCTTCCGTACCTACTACGTCCCCGTCACCAAGTAG
- a CDS encoding peptide/nickel transport system permease protein (product_source=KO:K02033; cath_funfam=1.10.3720.10; cog=COG0601; ko=KO:K02033; pfam=PF00528,PF19300; superfamily=161098; transmembrane_helix_parts=Inside_1_26,TMhelix_27_49,Outside_50_123,TMhelix_124_146,Inside_147_166,TMhelix_167_189,Outside_190_221,TMhelix_222_241,Inside_242_283,TMhelix_284_306,Outside_307_325,TMhelix_326_348,Inside_349_357), translating to MTDAAGLMSRPSRALDRQRKLLTLARAIGNGAVSVAATLLGLAALTFFIGHLLPLDPVIAVLGPNATHDAYVAMYKQLGLDQPLWKQFAVYLGHLVQFDFGNALTTGRPVATDIARVFPATLELASVAILIGTGLGIPAGVLSAMYRGSPLDHIVRFVGLLGYSTPHFWLGLMGLSLFYATLGWIGGPGRIDTMYELDLEPRTGFYLVDAALTGDWALFRDVFSHIVLPASILGFTALTYISRMTRSFMIEQLSQEYVVTARVKGLSWARTVWVHAFRNVAVQVVTVVALSYAFLLEGAVLTETVFAWPGFGRYLTNALLAGDMNAVVGCTVLIGVIFILLNMVCDLLYRVFDPRTR from the coding sequence ATGACCGATGCAGCCGGCCTGATGTCGCGCCCATCCCGGGCCTTGGATCGCCAGCGCAAGCTGCTGACCCTGGCCCGGGCGATCGGCAACGGCGCCGTCTCCGTGGCGGCGACGCTGCTCGGGCTGGCGGCGCTGACCTTCTTCATCGGCCACCTGCTGCCGCTCGACCCGGTGATCGCCGTGCTCGGCCCCAACGCCACCCACGATGCCTATGTGGCGATGTACAAGCAGCTCGGACTCGACCAGCCGCTGTGGAAGCAGTTTGCGGTCTATCTCGGCCATCTCGTGCAGTTCGATTTCGGCAATGCCCTGACCACCGGCCGCCCGGTCGCCACCGACATCGCCCGCGTGTTTCCGGCGACACTTGAACTGGCCAGCGTCGCCATTTTGATCGGCACCGGGCTCGGCATCCCCGCCGGCGTGCTGTCGGCGATGTATCGCGGTTCGCCGCTCGATCACATCGTGCGCTTCGTCGGCCTGCTCGGCTATTCGACGCCGCATTTCTGGCTCGGCCTGATGGGCCTCTCGCTGTTCTACGCCACGCTCGGCTGGATCGGCGGCCCCGGCCGCATCGACACGATGTACGAACTCGACCTCGAGCCGCGCACGGGATTCTACCTCGTCGATGCCGCACTCACCGGCGATTGGGCCCTGTTCAGGGATGTGTTCAGCCACATCGTACTGCCCGCCTCGATCCTCGGCTTCACCGCCCTGACTTACATCAGCCGCATGACGCGCAGCTTCATGATCGAGCAGCTCAGCCAGGAATATGTGGTGACGGCGCGGGTCAAGGGACTGTCCTGGGCCCGCACCGTCTGGGTCCACGCCTTTCGCAACGTCGCGGTGCAGGTCGTTACCGTCGTGGCGCTGTCTTACGCCTTCCTGCTGGAGGGCGCGGTGCTGACCGAGACGGTGTTCGCCTGGCCCGGTTTCGGGCGCTACCTGACCAACGCTCTGCTCGCCGGCGATATGAACGCCGTCGTCGGCTGCACGGTGCTGATCGGCGTGATCTTCATCCTACTGAATATGGTCTGCGATCTGCTGTACCGGGTCTTCGACCCCAGAACCCGCTGA
- a CDS encoding peptide/nickel transport system ATP-binding protein (product_source=KO:K02031; cath_funfam=3.40.50.300; cog=COG0444; ko=KO:K02031; pfam=PF00005; smart=SM00382; superfamily=52540): MVEPLLQVDDLNISFHGGRSVTHAVRGISFAVSREKVGIVGESGSGKSQTGRSILRLTPKGAQITAKKLSFDGIDLLAASEPEMRKIRGKRISMILQDPKFSLNPLMRVGHQIMEAYRVHTRASKVEARDKAMAMLEAVNIRNPARVFELLPHEVSGGMGQRIMIAMMLILEPDLIIADEPTSALDVTVRRQVLTILDELVTRRGAGLMFISHDLNLVADFCDRVLVMYAGRIVEDIAARDLKHAQHPYTRALIDSMPRLDRPVDMLAVPQRDPAWLTGPTIRGSST, translated from the coding sequence ATGGTTGAACCGCTGCTCCAGGTCGACGACCTCAACATCTCGTTCCACGGCGGCCGCAGCGTGACCCACGCGGTGCGCGGCATCTCGTTTGCGGTCAGCCGCGAGAAGGTCGGCATCGTCGGCGAATCCGGATCGGGCAAGTCGCAGACCGGCCGCTCGATCCTGCGGCTGACACCGAAAGGAGCGCAGATCACCGCGAAGAAGCTCAGCTTCGACGGCATCGACCTGCTCGCCGCCAGCGAGCCGGAAATGCGAAAAATCCGCGGCAAGCGGATCTCGATGATCTTGCAGGATCCGAAATTCTCACTGAACCCCTTGATGCGCGTCGGCCATCAGATCATGGAGGCCTATCGGGTGCACACCCGCGCCAGCAAGGTCGAGGCCCGCGACAAAGCGATGGCGATGCTGGAGGCGGTCAATATCCGCAATCCGGCGCGCGTCTTCGAACTTCTGCCGCACGAAGTCTCGGGCGGCATGGGCCAACGCATCATGATCGCGATGATGCTGATCCTCGAGCCCGACCTGATCATCGCCGACGAGCCGACCTCGGCGCTCGACGTCACCGTGCGCCGCCAGGTGCTGACCATTCTCGATGAACTGGTCACCCGCCGCGGCGCCGGGCTGATGTTCATCAGCCACGACCTCAACCTGGTCGCCGACTTCTGCGACCGCGTGCTGGTGATGTATGCCGGCCGCATCGTCGAGGACATTGCGGCGCGCGACCTCAAGCACGCCCAGCATCCCTATACGCGCGCGCTAATTGACAGCATGCCGCGCCTCGACCGACCGGTGGACATGCTCGCCGTGCCACAGCGCGATCCGGCCTGGCTCACCGGGCCGACGATCCGCGGATCGTCCACATGA
- a CDS encoding DNA-binding IclR family transcriptional regulator (product_source=COG1414; cog=COG1414; superfamily=55781), with amino-acid sequence MKTLLTRTNRHATVILCRRFKDCVHEIQDDKSKQTTSYERGVAMPLFLGATSKVILANLPDRTSKSVYLANEETIRRVL; translated from the coding sequence ATGAAAACACTGCTGACCCGTACCAACCGCCACGCCACCGTGATCCTGTGCCGCCGCTTCAAGGATTGCGTGCACGAGATCCAGGATGACAAGTCGAAGCAGACGACAAGCTATGAGCGCGGCGTCGCGATGCCTCTGTTTCTCGGTGCTACATCGAAGGTGATCCTCGCCAACCTTCCGGATCGCACTTCAAAATCGGTATATCTTGCCAACGAGGAAACCATTCGCCGCGTGCTGTAA
- a CDS encoding hypothetical protein (product_source=Hypo-rule applied; superfamily=47954), with translation MIAGISLVAIPGKTDRKKISSYIPSVVSAAATISASLTHEMPIVPR, from the coding sequence GTGATCGCCGGAATCAGTCTGGTTGCCATTCCCGGCAAGACCGATCGCAAGAAAATATCGAGCTATATTCCAAGCGTTGTGTCGGCCGCCGCGACAATCTCCGCGTCGTTGACGCACGAGATGCCCATCGTCCCACGGTAA